In one window of Mobula hypostoma chromosome 1, sMobHyp1.1, whole genome shotgun sequence DNA:
- the LOC134346744 gene encoding ADP-ribosylation factor 6, whose product MGKVLSKIFGNKEMRILMLGLDAAGKTTILYKLKLGQSVTTIPTVGFNVETVTYKNVKFNVWDVGGQDKIRPLWRHYYTGTQGLIFVVDCADRDRIDEARQELLRIINDREMRDAIILIFANKQDLADAMKPHEIQEKLGLTRIRDRNWYVQPSCATSGDGLFEGLTWLTSNYKSK is encoded by the coding sequence ATGGGAAAGGTACTGTCGAAGATATTTGGGAACAAGGAGATGCGTATATTGATGCTTGGACTTGACGCAGCCGGTAAGACCACGATCCTGTACAAACTAAAACTGGGCCAGTCAGTCACCACCATTCCCACCGTGGGCTTCAACGTGGAGACAGTGACTTATAAGAACGTAAAATTCAATGTCTGGGACGTGGGTGGTCAGGATAAAATCCGGCCTCTGTGGCGGCACTACTACACTGGGACCCAGGGATTAATATTTGTGGTAGACTGTGCCGACAGAGATCGGATAGATGAGGCCAGGCAAGAGCTCTTACGCATCATCAACGACCGGGAGATGAGAGATGCTATCATCCTGATATTTGCAAATAAGCAAGATTTGGCCGATGCTATGAAGCCACATGAAATTCAAGAGAAATTAGGTTTAACTCGTATCCGGGATAGAAATTGGTACGTGCAGCCGTCCTGTGCAACTTCAGGAGATGGACTATTTGAAGGCCTTACGTGGCTAACGTCCAATTACAAATCTAAATGA